A genomic region of Anas acuta chromosome 25, bAnaAcu1.1, whole genome shotgun sequence contains the following coding sequences:
- the EZH1 gene encoding histone-lysine N-methyltransferase EZH1 isoform X2, with translation MEIATPPTSKCIIYWKRKVKSEYMRLRQLKRFQANMGAKALFVANFAKVHEKTQILNEDWKKLRVQPVQLMKPVSGHPFLKQCTVESIFPGFPSQTLYMRTLNTVALVPIMYSWSPLQQNFMVEDETVLCNIPYMGDEVKEEDETFIEELINNYDGKVHGEEEMISGSVLISDAVFLELVNALNQYSDEEEEGHNDSEAKQEDGKEELPVTRKRKRTAAEGNKKCSKKRFPNDMIFTAISSMFPEYGFPDDMKERYRELTEVSDPNVLPPQCTPNIDGPCAKSVQREQSLHSFHTLFCRRCFKYDCFLHPFHATPNVYKRKNRETKIEPDPCGADCFLWLEGAKEFAALHNPRSKCSGRRRRRHHVVSASCSNTPALAETREGDSDRDTGNEWASSSSEANSRCQTPTKQKLSPASSQLFAVETQQEPVEWTGAEESLFRVFHGTYFNNFCSIARLLGTKTCKQVFQFAVKESLITKLPTNELMNPSQKKKRKHRLWAAHCRKIQLKKDNSPTQVYNYQPCDHPEHPCDSSCPCIMTQNFCEKFCQCNPDCQNRFPGCRCKTQCNTKQCPCYLAVRECDPDLCLTCGASEHWDCKVVSCKNCSIQRGLKKHLLLAPSDVAGWGTFIKESVQKNEFISEYCGELISQDEADRRGKVYDKYMSSFLFNLNNDFVVDATRKGNKIRFANHSVNPNCYAKVVMVNGDHRIGIFAKRAIQAGEELFFDYRYSQADALKYVGIERETDII, from the exons ATGGAAATCGCCACTCCTCCGACGTCGAAGTGTATCATatactggaaaaggaaagtCAAGTCCGAATACATGCGGCTTCGGCAGCTCAAGAGGTTTCAGGCGAACATGGGAGCCAAG GCTCTTTTTGTGGCCAACTTTGCAAAGGTTCACGAAAAGACTCAAATCCTGAACGAAGACTGGAAGAAGCTTCGAGTTCAGCCAGTGCAGTTGATGAAGCCGGTCAGCGGGCACCCCTTCCTAAAACAG TGCACCGTGGAGAGCATTTTTCCAGGATTTCCAAGCCAGACGCTGTACATGAGGACGCTGAACACCGTGGCTCTGGTGCCCATCATGTACTCCTGGTCCCCTCTTCAGCAGAACTTCATG GTGGAGGATGAAACTGTTCTGTGCAATATCCCGTACATGGGAGATGAGGTGAAGGAAGAGGATGAAACCTTCATTGAAGAGCTCATTAATAACTACGATGGGAAGGTTCACGGAGAGGAAG AAATGATTTCAGGGTCGGTCCTCATCAGCGACGCTGTGTTCCTGGAGCTGGTGAACGCCCTCAATCAGTACTCGGAcgaggaagaggaaggacaCAACGATTCTGAGGCTAAGCAGGAGGATGGGAAAGAGGAGCTGCCAGTCACGAGGAAGAGGAAACGAACTGCAGCGGAAG gTAACAAGAAGTGTTCAAAGAAGCGGTTTCCAAACGACATGATTTTCACTGCCATTTCTTCCATGTTCCCCGAGTACGGCTTTCCAGATGACATGAAAGAGAG GTACCGAGAGCTCACGGAGGTGTCGGACCCGAATGTGCTGCCCCCGCAGTGCACCCCCAACATTGACGGGCCCTGCGCGAAGTCAGTGCAGCGCGAGCAGTCCCTGCACTCCTTCCACACGCTCTTCTGCCGGCGCTGCTTCAAATACGACTGCTTTCTGCACC cttttcacgCTACTCCCAATGTGTACAAACGAAAGAACAGAGAGACGAAAATCGAGCCGGACCCTTGCGGAGCAGACTGTTTCCTCTGGCTG GAAGGAGCCAAGGAGTTCGCTGCGCTGCACAACCCGCGCTCCAAGTGCTCGGGGAGGCGCCGCCGGAGGCACCATGTGGTCAGTGCGTCCTGCTCAAACACCCCGGCCCTCGCTGAGACAAGGGAGGGAGACAGCGACCGAGACACGGGCAACGAGTGGGCCTCTAGTTCCTCGG AGGCAAACTCCCGCTGCCAGACCCCCACCAAGCAGAAGCTGAGCCCGGCCTCGTCCCAGCTGTTTGCGGTGGAGACGCAGCAGGAGCCGGTGGAGTGGACAGGAGCCGAGGAGTCTCTCTTCCGTGTCTTCCACGGGACCTACTTCAACAACTTCTGCTCCAttgccaggctgctggggacgAAGACGTGCAAGCAG gtcTTTCAGTTTGCAGTTAAAGAATCGCTTATAACAAAGCTGCCAACAAACGAATTAATGAATCCAtcccagaagaagaaaaggaagcacaG GCTGTGGGCTGCGCACTGCAGGAAGATCCAGCTGAAGAAAG ATAACTCGCCTACCCAGGTGTACAACTACCAGCCCTGTGACCACCCCGAACATCCCTGTGACAGCTCCTGCCCTTGCATCATGACCCAGAACTTCTGTGAGAAGTTCTGCCAGTGCAACCCTGACT GTCAGAATCGCTTCCCAGGCTGCCGCTGCAAAACCCAGTGCAACACCAAGCAGTGCCCGTGCTACCTGGCCGTGCGGGAGTGCGACCCCGACCTCTGCCTGACCTGCGGGGCTTCGGAGCACTGGGACTGCAAGGTGGTCTCCTGCAAGAACTGCAGCATCCAGCGAGGTCTCAAAAAG CACTTGTTGCTGGCACCTTCGGATGTCGCTGGCTGGGGGACTTTCATCAAGGAGTCCGTGCAGAAGAACGAATTCATCTCGGAGTACTGCGGGGAG cttaTTTCACAGGATGAGGCTGACCGGCGAGGCAAGGTCTACGACAAGTACATGTCGAGTTTCCTCTTCAACCTCAACAATG ATTTTGTCGTCGACGCCACTCGCAAGGGAAACAAAATCCGCTTTGCCAACCACTCTGTGAACCCCAATTGCTATGCCAAAG TTGTGATGGTGAATGGAGACCACCGGATAGGAATCTTTGCCAAGAGAGCCATCCAGGCGGGAGAGGAGCTCTTCTTCGATTACCG
- the EZH1 gene encoding histone-lysine N-methyltransferase EZH1 isoform X1 produces MRGAQGSAASPGAMAEEKMEIATPPTSKCIIYWKRKVKSEYMRLRQLKRFQANMGAKALFVANFAKVHEKTQILNEDWKKLRVQPVQLMKPVSGHPFLKQCTVESIFPGFPSQTLYMRTLNTVALVPIMYSWSPLQQNFMVEDETVLCNIPYMGDEVKEEDETFIEELINNYDGKVHGEEEMISGSVLISDAVFLELVNALNQYSDEEEEGHNDSEAKQEDGKEELPVTRKRKRTAAEGNKKCSKKRFPNDMIFTAISSMFPEYGFPDDMKERYRELTEVSDPNVLPPQCTPNIDGPCAKSVQREQSLHSFHTLFCRRCFKYDCFLHPFHATPNVYKRKNRETKIEPDPCGADCFLWLEGAKEFAALHNPRSKCSGRRRRRHHVVSASCSNTPALAETREGDSDRDTGNEWASSSSEANSRCQTPTKQKLSPASSQLFAVETQQEPVEWTGAEESLFRVFHGTYFNNFCSIARLLGTKTCKQVFQFAVKESLITKLPTNELMNPSQKKKRKHRLWAAHCRKIQLKKDNSPTQVYNYQPCDHPEHPCDSSCPCIMTQNFCEKFCQCNPDCQNRFPGCRCKTQCNTKQCPCYLAVRECDPDLCLTCGASEHWDCKVVSCKNCSIQRGLKKHLLLAPSDVAGWGTFIKESVQKNEFISEYCGELISQDEADRRGKVYDKYMSSFLFNLNNDFVVDATRKGNKIRFANHSVNPNCYAKVVMVNGDHRIGIFAKRAIQAGEELFFDYRYSQADALKYVGIERETDII; encoded by the exons ATGCGCGGTGCGCAGGGGAGCGCGGCCTCCCCCGGCGCGATGGCCGAGGA AAAAATGGAAATCGCCACTCCTCCGACGTCGAAGTGTATCATatactggaaaaggaaagtCAAGTCCGAATACATGCGGCTTCGGCAGCTCAAGAGGTTTCAGGCGAACATGGGAGCCAAG GCTCTTTTTGTGGCCAACTTTGCAAAGGTTCACGAAAAGACTCAAATCCTGAACGAAGACTGGAAGAAGCTTCGAGTTCAGCCAGTGCAGTTGATGAAGCCGGTCAGCGGGCACCCCTTCCTAAAACAG TGCACCGTGGAGAGCATTTTTCCAGGATTTCCAAGCCAGACGCTGTACATGAGGACGCTGAACACCGTGGCTCTGGTGCCCATCATGTACTCCTGGTCCCCTCTTCAGCAGAACTTCATG GTGGAGGATGAAACTGTTCTGTGCAATATCCCGTACATGGGAGATGAGGTGAAGGAAGAGGATGAAACCTTCATTGAAGAGCTCATTAATAACTACGATGGGAAGGTTCACGGAGAGGAAG AAATGATTTCAGGGTCGGTCCTCATCAGCGACGCTGTGTTCCTGGAGCTGGTGAACGCCCTCAATCAGTACTCGGAcgaggaagaggaaggacaCAACGATTCTGAGGCTAAGCAGGAGGATGGGAAAGAGGAGCTGCCAGTCACGAGGAAGAGGAAACGAACTGCAGCGGAAG gTAACAAGAAGTGTTCAAAGAAGCGGTTTCCAAACGACATGATTTTCACTGCCATTTCTTCCATGTTCCCCGAGTACGGCTTTCCAGATGACATGAAAGAGAG GTACCGAGAGCTCACGGAGGTGTCGGACCCGAATGTGCTGCCCCCGCAGTGCACCCCCAACATTGACGGGCCCTGCGCGAAGTCAGTGCAGCGCGAGCAGTCCCTGCACTCCTTCCACACGCTCTTCTGCCGGCGCTGCTTCAAATACGACTGCTTTCTGCACC cttttcacgCTACTCCCAATGTGTACAAACGAAAGAACAGAGAGACGAAAATCGAGCCGGACCCTTGCGGAGCAGACTGTTTCCTCTGGCTG GAAGGAGCCAAGGAGTTCGCTGCGCTGCACAACCCGCGCTCCAAGTGCTCGGGGAGGCGCCGCCGGAGGCACCATGTGGTCAGTGCGTCCTGCTCAAACACCCCGGCCCTCGCTGAGACAAGGGAGGGAGACAGCGACCGAGACACGGGCAACGAGTGGGCCTCTAGTTCCTCGG AGGCAAACTCCCGCTGCCAGACCCCCACCAAGCAGAAGCTGAGCCCGGCCTCGTCCCAGCTGTTTGCGGTGGAGACGCAGCAGGAGCCGGTGGAGTGGACAGGAGCCGAGGAGTCTCTCTTCCGTGTCTTCCACGGGACCTACTTCAACAACTTCTGCTCCAttgccaggctgctggggacgAAGACGTGCAAGCAG gtcTTTCAGTTTGCAGTTAAAGAATCGCTTATAACAAAGCTGCCAACAAACGAATTAATGAATCCAtcccagaagaagaaaaggaagcacaG GCTGTGGGCTGCGCACTGCAGGAAGATCCAGCTGAAGAAAG ATAACTCGCCTACCCAGGTGTACAACTACCAGCCCTGTGACCACCCCGAACATCCCTGTGACAGCTCCTGCCCTTGCATCATGACCCAGAACTTCTGTGAGAAGTTCTGCCAGTGCAACCCTGACT GTCAGAATCGCTTCCCAGGCTGCCGCTGCAAAACCCAGTGCAACACCAAGCAGTGCCCGTGCTACCTGGCCGTGCGGGAGTGCGACCCCGACCTCTGCCTGACCTGCGGGGCTTCGGAGCACTGGGACTGCAAGGTGGTCTCCTGCAAGAACTGCAGCATCCAGCGAGGTCTCAAAAAG CACTTGTTGCTGGCACCTTCGGATGTCGCTGGCTGGGGGACTTTCATCAAGGAGTCCGTGCAGAAGAACGAATTCATCTCGGAGTACTGCGGGGAG cttaTTTCACAGGATGAGGCTGACCGGCGAGGCAAGGTCTACGACAAGTACATGTCGAGTTTCCTCTTCAACCTCAACAATG ATTTTGTCGTCGACGCCACTCGCAAGGGAAACAAAATCCGCTTTGCCAACCACTCTGTGAACCCCAATTGCTATGCCAAAG TTGTGATGGTGAATGGAGACCACCGGATAGGAATCTTTGCCAAGAGAGCCATCCAGGCGGGAGAGGAGCTCTTCTTCGATTACCG